The genome window CTGCAAAGAAGAAATTGAACTCTCATTTAAGGCAGCTTCGACACTATCAAAAATCGGGCGATCTAAACGTAGCAACCAATCTCCAGAAAGCAGCAGCACCAGGGTCGTCCCCTCTGCCCGCATATCCAATAGAGCTTTTTTTTCGGAATTCACACGACTGATGCCCATAATTAAAATATCTACAACTACTCACGTTCACTTGCCAGCAATCCCAGAACTATCCATAAAGCCCCAAACTGCGCAAACACAGCGACTGAATAAAGGATATTTTTATGAAAACGATACTCTTCGACCTAGACGGCACACTGATTGATCATTTCACGACGATCCATCGCTGCGTCGTATTTGCACAACAACAACTCGGATTGCCTGAATCTGACTATGAAACCGTTCGCATCACAGTGGGTGGCTCAGTGCCAGTCACACTAGGCAAACTCTTAGGCGAAGCATATGTGGAACGAGCCCTGCCACTATTCCAAAATCATTTCGAAGAGATCATGTTTGAAGATGTAATCTCGCTGCCAGGTTCCACTTGGATTCTAGAAGCACTCAAAGCACGCGGCTACAAACTCGGCGTCTTTACCAATAAAAATGGCAATCAATCGCGCACGATCCTAGAGCACCTGAATCAAGCACAATACTTTGACGAGATTGTCGGCACAGGCGACACCGCGTATCGCAAGCCAGAGCCCGAGTTCACCGCCCATATGCTGAACCTCTTCAATTCGAGTGCCGACGAAACCATCTTAATCGGCGACTCACCCTTCGACTATGCCGCCGCTGAAGCAGGTAACCTAAAATGCTACCTCGTAACAACGGGTAGCCACTCCGAAGCTGAGCTCGCAGAGTCCACGCAAGCCGCGGGGATCTACGCCGACTTTTACGAGTTAGGCGCCGCGCTGTTCGACCTCACTCACGAAACCGCACAGCTCTAAATGCCGAACGCGCAGCAACTCCCCCGCCCCAAAGCCATCCTTTGGGACATGGACGGCACCTTGATTGATCAAACCGCCGCAATCATCCGTGCTTACTGCGACGTGATCGAGGCAATGGGCGGTAGCACACCAGACGCCGATGTTATTCGCCGCAGCCTTGGCGGCCCCATGGCTGCTACGATGGCACTCTTCATTGATGACGCACATTTAGACGAAGCCTCGAGACGTTTCCGCCAACGCTTCCCCGAGATCATGTTTGACGGATTAATCATCCTACCAGGTGGTCTCGAGCTGATTGAAAGTGCCTATAAAGCACGTATTCCGCAGGTTATTTTCACCAACAAGCACGGCGACACGGCACGTAAAGTCAGTAAATACTGTGGCTTCGCCAAATACATACCGACCTGTATCGGCAATACCGATACAGACTGGCACAAGCCACAAGCCGAGCTGACACACCATGTATTAGAGCAAATCCAAGCGTCCACGGAAGGTGCCTGCATGATCGGCGACTCTCCGACCGATATCGAAACCGCGCATAACGCTGGCCTCCCTTGCTACTGCATCGCCACAGGTGCACATAGTATCGAAGAGTTACTAGCAGCCGGAGCAGAAGCCGCCTTTAGTAGCCTGAAAGAATTGAGAGCTGCGTTCGCGTTGTAAGATTTAATCCATTCGCGGAGCGGTCTTGATCTGCTCGCGAATGAACGCGATCGAATTCGCTCCCAGCGTGCCACGAAATGCCATCGTCGGCATCACCAGAGCACGTCGCCCGAGAATAGAGCCTGGATTCAACACTGCATTGCAACCGACCTCCGCAGCATCACCGACCAACGCACCAAGCTTACGTAGCCCCGAATCGCAACGCGAACCATCTGACATTTGAACCGGCACGTTCGCTTGATCCAGTCGAAGGTTTGAGCAAGTAACACCAGCGCCTAGGTGCGCTTTATTCCCCAGAACACTATCACCGACATAGCTAAAATGCGGCACCTGCACCCCATCCAGCAGTAGGCAGTTCTTAAATTCGCACGAGTTGCCCAGCACACAATTTTCACCTGCGATCACATTACCACGGATGAACACACCGGGGCGCAACTCAGTGCCAGCACCAATATAAGCAGGTCCTTTGATAGAGCCATACGGAGGTAATTTGACGGATGGGTGAATGAACACCTGCCCTTCAATGTGCAAGCCAGCTGGCACCTTAACCGCCAGCGGCTCGAATTCAAACGCCTTGAGCGCTTCAGCAATGAGAGGCACCCACAACCACGGAGCCAACTCGTCTGTGAAGACAGAGGCAAATGGCAACGATTCAGGAAATTCAAAAAGATCACTGGCTTTTAGCATATGGAAATCTGAACCATTCCTCACGACCACAGCGAACTTAAAAATGCCTGTAATTCAGGTTGGTATTCGTCAACAAAGCCCGTAAGTTCTCCCGTTCATCATTTTACAACCAATACTTCGTGCACGACGTTAAAGAAAAACCAAGAATGGTCGAACGGGCCATGCTCATCGGCATCACTCTCCCAGGTGAGACCGATTCCACTACACGCAGCTTGCTGGATGAATTACGAGAACTCGTGACGACTCTCGGCATCGGCATTCAACACGAAGTGCAACTGGCAATCCGTAAGCCTCAGGCCAAATTCCTGACTGGCTCTGGTAAAGCAGAAGAGCTAGTCGAAGAAGCCAAAGCGCATAATTGCGACGTCATCGTCTTTGATAATGAGCTGACTCCCGCGCAGCAGCGCAACTGGGAGCAAGCAGCCGAAGACAAAATCCTAGTAATCGACCGCCAAGAAGTGATTCTCGATATCTTCGGCAAGCGCGCACAAACCAAAGAAGCGGTGCTACAGGTCGAACTGGCTCGACTTGAATACAATTTACCGCGCCTCAAAAGCGCGTGGACACACCTTAGCCGACAACGCGGCGGTGGCTCCATGCAGCGAGATGCTGGTGAAACGCAGCTGGAACTCGACCAACGCATGGTGCGCACACAGATCACACGCGTGAAACGCGAGCTTGAGAGCGTCATCCAACATCGTCACGTGCAGCGCAAGAAGCGTATGACTGTGCCGGTGCCGACCTGTGCAATTGTTGGCTACACCAATGCTGGAAAATCCTCGCTGCTCAATAAGCTGACGAACTCGGACATACTCGCAGAGGACAAACTCTTCGCCACACTCGACCCCACTTCGCGCCGTTGCCCCCTGCCAAGCGGCCAACCCTTAGTCGTAACTGATACTGTGGGCTTCGTCCGCAACCTACCGCACCGACTCGTCGACGCCTTTAAAGCAACACTTGAAGAAGCTGTCGTATCAAACTTCCTGATCCACGTATTAGACATCAACAGTCCCGATGTCGAGGCACACGCGGAGACAACGCTCTCGGTGCTACGTGGCCTCGGTGCAGATGAAAAGAAGATCATCACCGTCTTTAACAAGATTGATGACCTCTGGAGCGAAGACACCCGCATTGCCCTCTCGTTCAGATATCCCGATGCATTGTTTGTAAGTGCGCATAGCGGCGAAGGCATTCCTGAACTACTAAAGCACATGGAGGGCATCGTCGAAAGCGACTTCTCCCAACTACGCTTACTCATACCGCATAATCGCTACGATCTCGTGGCGCGAATACACCGTGAAGGTGGCGTGCGTAAGGAAGAAGCCAGGGATGACGGCACCTACATCGTAGGCTCCGTCCCAGAACGACTGCTATCAGCGGTGCACCCTTACCTGCTACCCAACGACGAGTCGTAATACTATTACTGATATAGTTTGCGCATTGAAAATACCTTTCCTCGCCAACGCTAAGACATCACCTCTTCGCCCCCACCTGATACTGCTTTCTGTTTTTGACCTATATCCAGCAGTCTCTGGTGGCCAGAGAGCCTTAACTCTGTAAGCGGTGAAAACTCTTTTGTAGCAGAGCCGTAAAACGGTTTCGTTCGGAGTATTTGGGCTCTGATTCGGTGGTCGAAACGGGTTCCCCATTCCGCTACAAATCAAGTGTAAGTCACCGCGAAAAAGTCCTAAACTCAGGCCTCATCGACCATCTTACGAAGGTCTTTGCAAAGCTCGGAATCCAAATCCGGAGAAATCTCCTTAAGCTCATCAGCGACGTCCTCCGCTTTTGAGGGTCTAAACACGCCGAGAGCGAGGTGCGTCAGCCAATGTAGCACGCCTTCTGTCTGCGGATCGTTTAAGAACATCAACTCACGGCAGAGATATGCCGAATCATGCATACGCACGAGTAGGCGCGGTTGACGCCGCCCGAAGTAATGCAGGCATTCAAAAATTTCTGGAAGTAATTGAGACTCAACCACTGACGGCAATTCCATCCGTTTGCCCATCAATCGACCGCGCTTCCGCCGACGCTCGTGATACTCCTGCACTGCCTGTAAATCGCGGCGCGATAAACGGTTTAAGCAAAAGGAAATAGCTTCAGGCAGGTGAAAACCACGATGCCCCATACGATATGGGAAATACTTGGTCAGTCCCTTCTCATCTCCGTGCGCGAACACATTTTGAAGACTCTTATAGGCACCACCGATCCACGCCTTATCGGAGAGTCGGTCGAGGAACTCCATCAAATCGACAAAGGTAATAATCTCCTCTGAGACACAGAGATCACGCAAACTCTCATCTAAGTTGGCTAAACGAACAGGATAGTCCTGATAGAGACCATACTCTTCAACAAAGCGCATACGCTGTGAATGTGCCTGATTATCAATCTCCTCGAAAGAACCGAGATCATCACACTCTTCTTCAAAAAGAAAAGTGGTCTCACAAATTTCCAAGAGCAGCGTAGCCGACTTTAGATCGAGCTTCTCAACTTCGAGGAGCTCTTCGAAACTGAAATAAATATAACGAGCGACAATATCACCCTTGATGCGACCACCAGGACGCGACCAGCGTTGCGTCCCGGTGTTTTTCGCCAAACAAGAGATACTCAAATCCTCAAATGGAGAACCTTGAGCACGAAAAGCAACCGTATCCCACCGAGCAGAGAGCGCCTCAACGGTGCTTAAGCCTTTGGTATTCGGATTCTTAATGTTAGCCATTTATACTTATCTCTTTCTGAATATAAATCTGGAATTACGAAGCACTCGCCACTGATGCCCCGCCAGGTGTAGAAGCCTGTGCATTCACATCGTGTGCGAGAATTTCATCCGCCAAATCGCTATAATCTTGCCCGACACCATCGTGAACTTCACGGCTTTCGATCAAACAAACCGGCAGACCAAGCGTGACGGCACGTCGAACGATTGTCGCATCTCGAATACAGGTATTGTAGATTTTGGCTTCATTGGAGACGAGACGCTGCTTCTTGAATTGGTTCAAGCGAAGCTGCATACGCATTTTCGGCACACCAATATCAACGTTCGCCTTAATGGAATTAAAGACGACACCTGCTACACGAGCGAAGTTACCAATTTCCGGAGTGCGGAAACCAGCGGAACGACGATAGAAGAGCAGGAGTTTCTCAATCATCAGAGTAAATCCGATCAATGAGAGCGCATCGGGATTCGATGGAACATACAACTCATCAGCACTGAAAATACCGAGCTGCGATGCGTTTAGAATATTGGGAGGGCAATCGTAAACGATAAAATCATAATCCTTCTCCACCTCACGGATCTGCTCATTGAAGATCAGATAATGCGGATTTTGCGGATTAATGTTATACTCATTCTCAATATCGATGAGATTGAACGTCGTCGGGAGTAGATCGAGACCAGGCAACTGTGCGTTCCCTTGGTTATCGCGAATAACATCCTTAACGATCAAATCCTTAATACGATCTTCACCCGGTTCGAGAATCGAATAGACCGAACCACGCTTCTCCATGTTAATCCGATTCCAACGCTCAATGCGAAGTAGCCAAATACTGGAGTTTGACTGTGTATCCAAATCGCAGAGCAAAACACGTTTGCCCTTTTGCGCGAGGCAGGATGCCACATTGACGATCAGAGATGTCTTACCAACACCACCCTTGTAATTAATAAAAGCGAGCTTTCTTGCCATACTATATCTTTATAAAAGTTAAAACTTATTGCGCAGGATTGCTTAGAACTGTGTTTCGAAATCGTCGATAGTAGGTAGCTCTTCCGAGAACCCTACCGAGAAATCACCAAATTCCTGATCACCATCAGTGCCAGTGCGTTGCGAAGGCTCTGACTGCCCTGCAAGAATCTTCTCCGACAACGCGCGGTCGATGTATATCTCAGCCCAGTAACCATTTTCGACCTCATACTCGTCCGGAATGAATCCATACTTATCGAGAATCTCAAGAATCAGGGAAGAATCGGGCGTTGCACTAAAGCCACTCAACATACCGCGATCTTCGTGCGACTTGATGACTTCATCGACGATAAATGGAGGCACGATTCCGTCGTAAGAAGGATGAATCGTGTGTTGCCCAGCCCAGACCTGCCAACGATCGCGGTCGACCGAACGTTCAGTGCGTGAAAGCGCTTCAAAATAGTAAACCTTACGGCGAGTCAGACGCCGCACTAGCGCACATGCCTTCACATCACCGTGTTCGATTTCCAGCCAATCGCCGCGGCGGGGCTCTTCAATGGGATCGCGTGTTTGGGAAATGTCTTCTGGAGCTTCGATAAAATCTTTGCCGCCAGTGAAGCAATACTTTACCTCCGTCTCACCATGACGAAAAATATCAAGCTGACCCTTGCGAATCAGTTCTTCTTGGAATTTTTCAGCATCTTTGCGGGATGACGCCCACATGTATTTAGTGACTGAGGTTGTAACTTTGAACTTACGTTGCATGACAATGGAGTGTTATTAATTCAATTGAGATTGAGATAAAAAGAAAAGAGAAAGATCTCTTCAGTAAACTTAGCTAGCGGCTTGCCCCTCAGCTTTAGTGGACTCAGCGTCTTCCGATGCTTCCAAACCAGGCATCGCCTGAAGCATTTCTGATGCCGATTGAAAGCGATCCTCGGGATCATAGGCAAGGGCTTGCGCCATCCACTCATCCCACCGTGGATTGATCCCATTTACAGCACGCGTTGGTGGATCCATCGACAAGCAATGGCGACCTGTGAGCATACGATAGGTCATCAGGCCAATCGTATATAAATTACTCTGAACATCCGGACGCTTACCGACGCGTTGCTCTGGGCTATAGTATTCAAACGCGCTCAGCAAGGCAGGCAATAAGCGACTAAACCCAGGAAGCGGATCGAAAGGAGTCGGCTCCATCAAAGGGTTCTGTCGAAGCAGGTGAAAATCATCCCAAGCATGACCGATGAGGTCAGTGACACCAAGCTCTGATATTTTAACACCGTCTGCAGCGAGCAGTATGTTCGCGGGCTTCAAATTAGCATGCACCACGCCATTGGCATGCGCATGATCGAGGCCAAGCAGGAGATAATACATATAGTAGCATACTTCCTCTTCGGTCAACGCACCCTTATTGCGGCGCATCAAATCCTCTAGGGTGCGAATTTGAGTCTTCTCAGCCGTCAACTCTCCTTCGATATACTCCATGCGCAACCAGTAGAACATCTCCTCTTCGCCGAGATCATCGATCCGCAAAATATAAGGATGGTCGAGCTTCGTCTGAATACGCGCAGCTTGTTTAAATGCCTCAGCAGCTTCTTCGACAGCAAACCCCTTGGGGATCACCTTCACAGCAAACTGCTTGCCGAGGATGTCATGCTGAGCGAGGTAAACTTCGCCAATCGCACCTTTACCAACAAAACTCACGATGTGAAGGTTGCCGATATTCATACCCGACTGAAGTGAGCTAAGCTCATCGGTAAATCCCATTCCAGAAATATCCATAATCATTGAAAAGTGTTTCGTTAAATAGAAGTTAGTAACTCAGAGTGAGCTAGAAACGTTTCTTAGGCTTTGAAGGAGCCTTGATACGCGAGGGTGCGTTAGCTGCCTCAGTTCGCGCCTCTGCTGTCGCCGAGGCACCCGCTGAACCTGGTTTGCGCGGGGCCGGTGGCAATGCCGATCCAGAACCAGCCTTCACAGGCTTGCGTGGAGGAAGTTTCTTAGGAGTTGACTGATGCGGAGCACTAAACTCAACGACTGCAGGCTGTGGTTGACCAGCCTCAGGCACTTCAACTTCTGCAGTTTTCTCAGTGGACTTCACCGCTTGAGCTGCCTGCTCAGGGGTCAAATCATCCGCAGATGCAATCATGGACAACCCCGCAAGCAAAATAAAATCAAAGGTAATGAAGTTAAACAGGAAAAGCGTCAGCTCATCCCCCATTTTGCATACGTTCGCAAAACCAACTAAAGGCAACAACGCGGGCAGGAACAGCAATGAATAGACAAGCACCTGCTGCGAGGTTTCCTTTAGTTCAGGATGACGAGCCTTCGCTTTACGGAAGGCAGTCATCAAACGCGCCACTGGCACAATAAAAAGAAAACCGCCGAGCAGTGAGAAGATCAGAGCAGCATCTTCTTTGATATTTGGAATCAGCGAAATTGAAGTGCACGCAAAAATAAGGAAATAAGCGGTGGCATCAAAAATAACAGCCCCCTTCTCCGGCTTACTGCTGGGAGTCAAGAGGTAGTTCAGCACCACTGCAATCGCAGGACCGACCAAAACCCACAAGGCCACCGTCACGAACAAAGGAATGTTCCCTTCTCCTTTTAAATAATTCGCGAACAAGTATGTCGCAAAGAAGCCATACAAGGCAATCAAGCCCGAAGCAGCGGCGAGCGTCTTCGCACCTGCGACAAAACGCGCCTCAGCGACTTTCGATGCCTTGCGAAACAACACAACTGCCGCAAAACCTGCGAGGCAGAAAGTTAACACAAAGGATCCGTAGATCGCACCCTGAAATGCAGTAATCGTCTGGCCTTCAGCAGAAACCAATTCGGTGGCCGTAGTGGAAATAACTTCCGACGACTGCGTTGGCGCATCGGTCTGTAGATCATTCGATTTCGCGGACTTCGAAGATTGATCAACAGAAGTCAATAACGACGATTTCTTCGTAGATGAAGACTTAGCTACAGGTGGAATAGAGGTAAGTAGAGTGGCTTTTTCAGACATGATATGTAGAACGTTAAGGTCGATACCTAAGCGCAATGGTCAAGCCCCTTTATCGGTGGAGAACCAATCCCAGTAAAGCTACAAAAGTTAAAAAACACTTTTTTTACACTTTCTTAATGCTTCCTTAACTAAATCCTAGTGCCATTCACACTCAAAGTATAAGGTAAACATCCCACACGGAAAAAGCCGTAACATGAATTAGTTATGCATTGAACGTCAAAACACAAGAAAAATTTCCTAAATACAATAGCGGTAGCACGCATGATTGATCACACAAACTCCACAGGGCCAAGTGCCTTATTTAACCTCCAATTGAAAACTAGCTGGACGCTCCGCCCCGCTTGCTCAAAGTTCAGCTATATGTCTATAGGTCTCGATGCAGTATATGAGGAACTCAAGCGCTTACAGCTTGAAGGAATGGATCGTGTCTTCATCGAAGACCGCACCATGGCGCTGCTACAACCAGCACCGAAGCCACCTGAACCTAAAGCTCCTCGAATGACCATTGACCTGCAATCAGCAGTCAACTCCAACAGCAAACCGACCGAACTAGAGCCTAAACCAGCGCCACGCAAAAAAGCACCAGCGGTTACAATCTCCCTCCCAGAGGCACCCACAATCGAACTGCCCGACGGCGACGCGAACACCCAGATGCAGTGGCTCAAGGAACGCGTAAAAAGCTGCCCTACATGCACAGAACAGCTCAGAGAAGGCGAACAAGTGGTTTTTGGCACGGGCGCAATCAACGCAGACATCTTCTACTGCGGTGAAGCTCCAGGCGAAGAAGAAGCCGAGACAGGGAGCCCGTTTCAAGGAAAAGCAGGCGAGTTATTAACGAAAATCCTAGGCGCGATGGGACTCTCACGCGAATCAGTCTATTTGACTAATATCATGAAGTGGCGCCCCAAGCACAACAAGCCCTACGGCAATCGACCGCCCACACAGGAGGAAATGGAATTCTGCCTGCCCTATTTAAAGGCTCAAATCGAAATTGTTCAGCCGAAAGTCATCATCGGCCTCGGCAACACGACCGTGCCCGGACTACTCGGAGCAGACCCAGATCGCAAGATGGCTTCTATTCGCGGATCTTGGCAAACCTTCGAGGGAGTCCCACTGATCTTCACATTCCAACCATCCTACCTACTCTTCAACGACACAATGAAGACCAAGCGCATGGCGTGGGAAGACATGCTTAAAGCAATGGAGAAAGTCGGACTACCGATCAGCGAAAAGCAACAAGGCTACTTTCTGCCCAAGTAGCCAACTTGCAAATGACACGACTCAACAAAAAAAAGGCCGCAGTCACCTGCGGCCTTTTCGTATCAAAATCTCAAAGGCTACGAACCTGCAGCACCAGAAACTGGTTGATCTTGCTCAAAGCGCAAATGATCCCCACTGACCCCAACGCGAATCACCTCTCCGGCCTTGATGTCGCCACCAAGAATGGCCTCAGCCAAAGAGTCTTCGAGGTGACGCTCAATCGCACGACGCAACGGACGCGCACCATATTTCTCATCATACCCCTTTTCAATTAGAAAGGATTTTGCCTCATCCGAGAAGTCGAAGATCAAATCCTGTTGCTTCAAGCGGTCTGCGACATTACGCAACTCAAGCTCGACAATTGCCTTCATATCTTCGCGCCCAAGGGACTTAAAGATAACTAGTTCATTCAGACGATTTAAGAATTCCGGCTTAAAGACACGCTTCGTCTCATCGAGAATCTTCTCGCGAATCTTCTCGTATTCATTCTCACCATCGTCCTCAATTCCGAATCCCATCGACGTATTGCGCTGCAAGATCTCAGCACCGACATTGGAAGTCATAATCAAAATCGTATTACGGAAATCGATCTTACGCCCAAGGCTATCCGTGAGACGACCTTCCTCAAGCACCTGTAAAAGCAACTGGACCACGTCAGGGTGCGCTTTTTCAATTTCATCAAATAGCACTACAGAATATGGCTTACGACGAACAGCCTCGGTCAACTGGCCACCCTCCTCGTAACCCACGTAACCTGGAGGTGAACCGACAAGACGTGAAACAGCAAATTTCTCCATATATTCAGACATATCGATCTGAATAATAGCATCTTGATTGCCAAACATCTCTTCAGCCAAAACCTTAGCTAACAATGTCTTACCAACACCAGTCGGCCCAAGAAACATAAAGGATCCGATTGGGCGGCGTGGATCTTTCAAATCCGCACGTGAACGACGCAAAGCTCGAGAGACCACCTCCGTCGCGATATTCTGCCCAATCACTTCGCCCTGTAAGTGGGCTTCAAGCTTAAGCAGCTTCTTACTCTCCTTCTGCTCCATACGAGACAGAGGAATACCAGTCCATGCAGCTACGACTTCAAGCATGTCTTCTTCATCGACGACTATCTTCGTCTCCTCGCGGCTCTTCTTCCAGCTCTCAATAATGTCGACCTGCTTTTGACGAAGCTGCTTTTCTTCATCGCGGAACTTAGCCGCTTCCTCGAAGTGCTGCTTACTAATCGCATCTTCCTTCTTCGCGCAAACATCCTCAATCGTGGTATTCATATCCTCGATCTCTGGTGGTCGCTTCAAAGACTCTATGCGGGCGCGCGCGCCAGCTTCGTCCAAAATATCAATTGCTTTATCGGGCAAGAAACGAGCGGTGATATAGCGCTCAGAGAGCTTAGTCGCAAGCTCAAGCGCCGTGTCCGTAAATTTTACCTTATGGTGATCTTCGTATTTACTGCGAATCCCCTTGAGGATCAGAATAGTATCTTCGATCGACGGAGCCTCGACCTTGACCGATTGAAAACGACGATCCAAGGCACTGTCTTTTTCGATGTATTTACGATACTCGGCCAGTGTCGTAGCACCGATGCACTGCAATTCCCCACGGCTCAGTGCCGGTTTGAAAATATTCGACGCATCCATCGCACCTTCAGCTGCGCCTGCGCCCACGATAGTATGAAGCTCATCGATGAAGATGATTACATTCTTCGCACGGCGAATCTCATCCATCACCGCCTTGATGCGCTCCTCAAACTGGCCACGATACTTTGTGCCAGCTACCATTAACGCCAGATCCAGCGTGATCACACGCTTATCGACGAGAATCTCAGGAACCACTCCAGAGGCGATTTCGAGCGCAAGGCCCTCGACAATTGCAGTCTTACCGACTCCTGCTTCACCGATCAGCACCGGATTACTCTTAGTGCGACGGCATAAAATTTGAACGACACGACGGATTTCATCCTTACGGCCAATAACAGGATCCAACTCCCCCTTCTTGGCCAACTCTGTTAAATCGCGACCAAACGCCTTAAGCGCAGGGGTCTTCGCATCCTTCTTATCCTCAGGCGCGCCGGCTGTCGCACCACCAGCGGAAGCCTCCTCAGGCTCGCCAGTAAAATTCGGATCGAGTTCGGATAAAATTTCATTACGGCAGCGCTCGATATCGACTTCGAGGGACTTCAGGACACGAGCGGCAACGCCCTCACCTTCACGCAGCAGCCCTAGCAAGATATGCTCCGTGCCGACATACGAGTGGTTCAGCGCCTTCGCCTCTTTACCTGCGAGCGCTAGCACTTTTTTAACACGTGGAGTATAAGGAATATTACCAGAAGGCTTGCTTTCTGGGCCAGTGCCCACCTGTTTCTCAACCGCAGAGCGAACAGTTTGCAGGTCGAGCCCCATCTTTTGAAGCACGTTAACTGCGACTCCCTGTCCAAGATTAATTAGGCCAAGAAGCAAGTGCTCCGTCCCCACGTAGTTGTGGTGAAAGCGATCCGCTTCC of Lentimonas sp. CC4 contains these proteins:
- the hflX gene encoding GTPase HflX translates to MVERAMLIGITLPGETDSTTRSLLDELRELVTTLGIGIQHEVQLAIRKPQAKFLTGSGKAEELVEEAKAHNCDVIVFDNELTPAQQRNWEQAAEDKILVIDRQEVILDIFGKRAQTKEAVLQVELARLEYNLPRLKSAWTHLSRQRGGGSMQRDAGETQLELDQRMVRTQITRVKRELESVIQHRHVQRKKRMTVPVPTCAIVGYTNAGKSSLLNKLTNSDILAEDKLFATLDPTSRRCPLPSGQPLVVTDTVGFVRNLPHRLVDAFKATLEEAVVSNFLIHVLDINSPDVEAHAETTLSVLRGLGADEKKIITVFNKIDDLWSEDTRIALSFRYPDALFVSAHSGEGIPELLKHMEGIVESDFSQLRLLIPHNRYDLVARIHREGGVRKEEARDDGTYIVGSVPERLLSAVHPYLLPNDES
- a CDS encoding AAA family ATPase, with protein sequence MARKLAFINYKGGVGKTSLIVNVASCLAQKGKRVLLCDLDTQSNSSIWLLRIERWNRINMEKRGSVYSILEPGEDRIKDLIVKDVIRDNQGNAQLPGLDLLPTTFNLIDIENEYNINPQNPHYLIFNEQIREVEKDYDFIVYDCPPNILNASQLGIFSADELYVPSNPDALSLIGFTLMIEKLLLFYRRSAGFRTPEIGNFARVAGVVFNSIKANVDIGVPKMRMQLRLNQFKKQRLVSNEAKIYNTCIRDATIVRRAVTLGLPVCLIESREVHDGVGQDYSDLADEILAHDVNAQASTPGGASVASAS
- a CDS encoding HAD hydrolase-like protein; protein product: MPNAQQLPRPKAILWDMDGTLIDQTAAIIRAYCDVIEAMGGSTPDADVIRRSLGGPMAATMALFIDDAHLDEASRRFRQRFPEIMFDGLIILPGGLELIESAYKARIPQVIFTNKHGDTARKVSKYCGFAKYIPTCIGNTDTDWHKPQAELTHHVLEQIQASTEGACMIGDSPTDIETAHNAGLPCYCIATGAHSIEELLAAGAEAAFSSLKELRAAFAL
- a CDS encoding ATP-dependent Clp protease ATP-binding subunit; the protein is MEPMNNFTPRAQQVLALARKEADRFHHNYVGTEHLLLGLINLGQGVAVNVLQKMGLDLQTVRSAVEKQVGTGPESKPSGNIPYTPRVKKVLALAGKEAKALNHSYVGTEHILLGLLREGEGVAARVLKSLEVDIERCRNEILSELDPNFTGEPEEASAGGATAGAPEDKKDAKTPALKAFGRDLTELAKKGELDPVIGRKDEIRRVVQILCRRTKSNPVLIGEAGVGKTAIVEGLALEIASGVVPEILVDKRVITLDLALMVAGTKYRGQFEERIKAVMDEIRRAKNVIIFIDELHTIVGAGAAEGAMDASNIFKPALSRGELQCIGATTLAEYRKYIEKDSALDRRFQSVKVEAPSIEDTILILKGIRSKYEDHHKVKFTDTALELATKLSERYITARFLPDKAIDILDEAGARARIESLKRPPEIEDMNTTIEDVCAKKEDAISKQHFEEAAKFRDEEKQLRQKQVDIIESWKKSREETKIVVDEEDMLEVVAAWTGIPLSRMEQKESKKLLKLEAHLQGEVIGQNIATEVVSRALRRSRADLKDPRRPIGSFMFLGPTGVGKTLLAKVLAEEMFGNQDAIIQIDMSEYMEKFAVSRLVGSPPGYVGYEEGGQLTEAVRRKPYSVVLFDEIEKAHPDVVQLLLQVLEEGRLTDSLGRKIDFRNTILIMTSNVGAEILQRNTSMGFGIEDDGENEYEKIREKILDETKRVFKPEFLNRLNELVIFKSLGREDMKAIVELELRNVADRLKQQDLIFDFSDEAKSFLIEKGYDEKYGARPLRRAIERHLEDSLAEAILGGDIKAGEVIRVGVSGDHLRFEQDQPVSGAAGS
- a CDS encoding UDP-N-acetylglucosamine diphosphorylase — encoded protein: MLKASDLFEFPESLPFASVFTDELAPWLWVPLIAEALKAFEFEPLAVKVPAGLHIEGQVFIHPSVKLPPYGSIKGPAYIGAGTELRPGVFIRGNVIAGENCVLGNSCEFKNCLLLDGVQVPHFSYVGDSVLGNKAHLGAGVTCSNLRLDQANVPVQMSDGSRCDSGLRKLGALVGDAAEVGCNAVLNPGSILGRRALVMPTMAFRGTLGANSIAFIREQIKTAPRMD
- a CDS encoding uracil-DNA glycosylase, with product MSIGLDAVYEELKRLQLEGMDRVFIEDRTMALLQPAPKPPEPKAPRMTIDLQSAVNSNSKPTELEPKPAPRKKAPAVTISLPEAPTIELPDGDANTQMQWLKERVKSCPTCTEQLREGEQVVFGTGAINADIFYCGEAPGEEEAETGSPFQGKAGELLTKILGAMGLSRESVYLTNIMKWRPKHNKPYGNRPPTQEEMEFCLPYLKAQIEIVQPKVIIGLGNTTVPGLLGADPDRKMASIRGSWQTFEGVPLIFTFQPSYLLFNDTMKTKRMAWEDMLKAMEKVGLPISEKQQGYFLPK
- a CDS encoding HAD family hydrolase, with product MKTILFDLDGTLIDHFTTIHRCVVFAQQQLGLPESDYETVRITVGGSVPVTLGKLLGEAYVERALPLFQNHFEEIMFEDVISLPGSTWILEALKARGYKLGVFTNKNGNQSRTILEHLNQAQYFDEIVGTGDTAYRKPEPEFTAHMLNLFNSSADETILIGDSPFDYAAAEAGNLKCYLVTTGSHSEAELAESTQAAGIYADFYELGAALFDLTHETAQL
- a CDS encoding serine/threonine-protein kinase, with protein sequence MDISGMGFTDELSSLQSGMNIGNLHIVSFVGKGAIGEVYLAQHDILGKQFAVKVIPKGFAVEEAAEAFKQAARIQTKLDHPYILRIDDLGEEEMFYWLRMEYIEGELTAEKTQIRTLEDLMRRNKGALTEEEVCYYMYYLLLGLDHAHANGVVHANLKPANILLAADGVKISELGVTDLIGHAWDDFHLLRQNPLMEPTPFDPLPGFSRLLPALLSAFEYYSPEQRVGKRPDVQSNLYTIGLMTYRMLTGRHCLSMDPPTRAVNGINPRWDEWMAQALAYDPEDRFQSASEMLQAMPGLEASEDAESTKAEGQAAS